Proteins from a genomic interval of Desulfobacteraceae bacterium:
- a CDS encoding class I SAM-dependent methyltransferase, translating to MMRCPDRLAASVKGFLDPLEGRRLFELAAAASRQGPCLEIGSYCGKSTVYLGCGCRQNGGVLFSVDHHRGSEEQQPGEAYFDPELFDSASGCVDTFPAFRRTLAAAGLEGTVVPLVCPSALAARGWATPLSLVFIDGGHSFEAAHGDYRAWTGHLMPGGYLLIHDIFLDPAAGGQAPREVYAIARASGRFDALPMTGTLGVLQRRA from the coding sequence ATGATGAGATGCCCTGACCGTCTGGCAGCATCGGTCAAGGGGTTTCTGGATCCGCTGGAGGGGCGCCGCCTCTTCGAGCTCGCCGCGGCGGCCAGCAGGCAAGGCCCCTGCCTGGAGATCGGCAGCTACTGCGGCAAATCCACCGTCTATCTGGGCTGCGGCTGCCGCCAAAACGGGGGGGTTCTCTTCTCGGTGGATCACCACCGCGGCTCGGAGGAGCAGCAGCCCGGCGAGGCCTACTTCGACCCCGAACTCTTTGATTCCGCCAGCGGCTGCGTGGACACCTTCCCCGCCTTTCGCAGGACCCTGGCGGCGGCGGGCCTGGAGGGCACGGTGGTGCCCCTGGTCTGCCCCTCGGCCCTGGCCGCGCGGGGGTGGGCCACACCGCTTTCCCTGGTCTTCATCGACGGCGGCCACAGCTTCGAGGCGGCCCACGGCGACTACCGCGCCTGGACCGGGCATCTCATGCCGGGCGGCTATCTGCTGATCCACGACATATTTTTGGACCCCGCCGCGGGCGGCCAGGCACCGCGCGAGGTCTACGCGATCGCCCGCGCCAGCGGGCGGTTCGACGCACTGCCCATGACCGGAACCCTGGGCGTGCTGCAGCGGCGCGCCTGA